A stretch of the Capsicum annuum cultivar UCD-10X-F1 chromosome 8, UCD10Xv1.1, whole genome shotgun sequence genome encodes the following:
- the LOC107839312 gene encoding wax ester synthase/diacylglycerol acyltransferase 11 isoform X1 — protein sequence MEGDGKKMTLKPIRIISKNIDENGGGEEAILLSPITRMFHEPGYKFYILAIMGWKVPIDVDSIKAELQRKMLKHPRFSSLQVMDKLSHDGNGKMRWIPTTVNIDDHIILPQIAHNTMDDADKLVQQYISNLSTTTIDMSKPLWDFHVLNMKTSQTEATCIFRFHHSLGDGVALISLLLSCFRTTSDPTSLPTIPVSSSKDKSNLSISNSRNNILSLMWKYVVKLWLFIKLLFNTIIDLFLITATMLFLKDSRSPFMIAHVSNRQTFIYRTVSLDDIKLIKNATNTTVNDVILGITQAALSRYINRSNEVEGKRKFWKRMRCRAAVTVNLRPTLGVQVVAEMIEKNTTVVQGNCFGLAIFPLNITQLENSLDYVHKAKRSMDRKKHSLETRCTFNFIQLIFKLFGCRVATTFVGRVLSQTTLLFSNVAGPLEQVSLAGHPLAFLAPTCYGQPTGLLIHACSYAKQLTFAVAVDEGLIPDPNQLGDDFVHSFMLIKEAALTKSRTNIDV from the exons ATGGAGGGTGATGGAAAAAAAATGACACTCAAACCTATCAGAATAATATCAAAGAATATAGATGAAAATGGAGGCGGAGAAGAAGCAATATTATTAAGTCCGATTACTCGAATGTTTCATGAGCCTGGATACAAATTTTACATCTTAGCCATCATGGGATGGAAAGTACCAATTGATGTTGACTCCATCAAGGCTGAATTACAAAGAAAGATGCTTAAACACCCACGCTTTTCCAGTTTGCAG GTTATGGACAAGTTAAGTCATGATGGCAATGGAAAAATGAGATGGATTCCCACGACAGTGAATATAGATGATCATATCATATTGCCCCAAATCGCCCATAATACTATGGACGATGCAGACAAGTTGGTCCAACAGTATATATCTAACCTAAGCACAACAACTATTGACATGTCGAAACCTCTGTGGGATTTTCACGTCCTTAACATGAAAACCTCACAAACCGAAGCAACTTGTATTTTCCGTTTTCATCATTCTCTTGGAGATGGAGTTGCCCTCATTTCCCTCTTACTCTCTTGTTTTCGGACAACCTCAGATCCTACCTCTCTACCCACAATCCCAGTTTCTTCTTCTAAAGACAAATCGAATTTATCAATTAGCAATAGTAGAAATAACATTCTGTCATTAATGTGGAAGTACGTCGTAAAATTGTGGTTATTTATCAAACTTTTGTTCAACACAATTATAGATCTTTTCCTCATTACAGCCACAATGCTCTTCTTGAAGGACTCTCGATCACCTTTTATGATTGCACATGTGTCTAATCGTCAAACATTTATTTATCGAACTGTTAGCTTGGACgacattaaattaattaagaatgcAACAAACACG ACGGTTAATGATGTTATATTGGGAATAACACAAGCAGCTTTATCTCGCTATATCAACAGAAGCAACG AAGTTGAAGGTAAGAGGAAGTTTTGGAAACGAATGAGATGCAGAGCCGCTGTAACAGTGAATTTGAGACCAACTTTAGGAGTTCAA GTTGTAGCTGAAATGATTGAGAAAAATACTACAGTAGTACAAGGAAATTGTTTCGGTCTTGCCATATTTCCACTAAATATAACCCAGTTAGAGAATTCTCTCGATTATGTCCATAAAGCTAAGAGATCAATGGATCGAAAGAAGCATTCTCTTGAGACACGATGCACCTTTAATTTTATACAACTCATCTTCAAGTTATTTGGCTGTAGA GTTGCGACAACATTTGTTGGAAGAGTTCTGTCCCAAACAACACTACTTTTTTCAAACGTAGCCGGTCCACTTGAACAAGTTTCTTTGGCAGGCCATCCACTGGCATTCCTTGCACCAACATGTTATGGACAACCCACT GGACTGTTGATTCATGCGTGTAGTTATGCCAAGCAGTTAACATTTGCTGTAGCAGTTGATGAAGGATTAATTCCAGATCCTAACCAGCTTGGCGATGATTTTGTCCATTCATTCATGCTTATCAAAGAAGCTGCTCTCACAAAATCGAGAACCAATATTGATGTTTAG
- the LOC107839312 gene encoding wax ester synthase/diacylglycerol acyltransferase 11 isoform X2 gives MEGDGKKMTLKPIRIISKNIDENGGGEEAILLSPITRMFHEPGYKFYILAIMGWKVPIDVDSIKAELQRKMLKHPRFSSLQVMDKLSHDGNGKMRWIPTTVNIDDHIILPQIAHNTMDDADKLVQQYISNLSTTTIDMSKPLWDFHVLNMKTSQTEATCIFRFHHSLGDGVALISLLLSCFRTTSDPTSLPTIPVSSSKDKSNLSISNSRNNILSLMWKYVVKLWLFIKLLFNTIIDLFLITATMLFLKDSRSPFMIAHVSNRQTFIYRTVSLDDIKLIKNATNTTVNDVILGITQAALSRYINRSNGKRKFWKRMRCRAAVTVNLRPTLGVQVVAEMIEKNTTVVQGNCFGLAIFPLNITQLENSLDYVHKAKRSMDRKKHSLETRCTFNFIQLIFKLFGCRVATTFVGRVLSQTTLLFSNVAGPLEQVSLAGHPLAFLAPTCYGQPTGLLIHACSYAKQLTFAVAVDEGLIPDPNQLGDDFVHSFMLIKEAALTKSRTNIDV, from the exons ATGGAGGGTGATGGAAAAAAAATGACACTCAAACCTATCAGAATAATATCAAAGAATATAGATGAAAATGGAGGCGGAGAAGAAGCAATATTATTAAGTCCGATTACTCGAATGTTTCATGAGCCTGGATACAAATTTTACATCTTAGCCATCATGGGATGGAAAGTACCAATTGATGTTGACTCCATCAAGGCTGAATTACAAAGAAAGATGCTTAAACACCCACGCTTTTCCAGTTTGCAG GTTATGGACAAGTTAAGTCATGATGGCAATGGAAAAATGAGATGGATTCCCACGACAGTGAATATAGATGATCATATCATATTGCCCCAAATCGCCCATAATACTATGGACGATGCAGACAAGTTGGTCCAACAGTATATATCTAACCTAAGCACAACAACTATTGACATGTCGAAACCTCTGTGGGATTTTCACGTCCTTAACATGAAAACCTCACAAACCGAAGCAACTTGTATTTTCCGTTTTCATCATTCTCTTGGAGATGGAGTTGCCCTCATTTCCCTCTTACTCTCTTGTTTTCGGACAACCTCAGATCCTACCTCTCTACCCACAATCCCAGTTTCTTCTTCTAAAGACAAATCGAATTTATCAATTAGCAATAGTAGAAATAACATTCTGTCATTAATGTGGAAGTACGTCGTAAAATTGTGGTTATTTATCAAACTTTTGTTCAACACAATTATAGATCTTTTCCTCATTACAGCCACAATGCTCTTCTTGAAGGACTCTCGATCACCTTTTATGATTGCACATGTGTCTAATCGTCAAACATTTATTTATCGAACTGTTAGCTTGGACgacattaaattaattaagaatgcAACAAACACG ACGGTTAATGATGTTATATTGGGAATAACACAAGCAGCTTTATCTCGCTATATCAACAGAAGCAACG GTAAGAGGAAGTTTTGGAAACGAATGAGATGCAGAGCCGCTGTAACAGTGAATTTGAGACCAACTTTAGGAGTTCAA GTTGTAGCTGAAATGATTGAGAAAAATACTACAGTAGTACAAGGAAATTGTTTCGGTCTTGCCATATTTCCACTAAATATAACCCAGTTAGAGAATTCTCTCGATTATGTCCATAAAGCTAAGAGATCAATGGATCGAAAGAAGCATTCTCTTGAGACACGATGCACCTTTAATTTTATACAACTCATCTTCAAGTTATTTGGCTGTAGA GTTGCGACAACATTTGTTGGAAGAGTTCTGTCCCAAACAACACTACTTTTTTCAAACGTAGCCGGTCCACTTGAACAAGTTTCTTTGGCAGGCCATCCACTGGCATTCCTTGCACCAACATGTTATGGACAACCCACT GGACTGTTGATTCATGCGTGTAGTTATGCCAAGCAGTTAACATTTGCTGTAGCAGTTGATGAAGGATTAATTCCAGATCCTAACCAGCTTGGCGATGATTTTGTCCATTCATTCATGCTTATCAAAGAAGCTGCTCTCACAAAATCGAGAACCAATATTGATGTTTAG